From Armatimonadota bacterium, one genomic window encodes:
- a CDS encoding phosphomannomutase/phosphoglucomutase: MRLVTTIPGHIFREYDIRGVVGEDLTPEGMYTIARAFATFLVARGGERRALVGRDNRLHSPALAGAAVEGLRDGGFAVVDIGTVITPAFYFARIHYGIDGGMMITASHNPPEYNGVKLAHGHATLYGEEIQAVRRLVEGGDFVSGRGRVEERDVLPAYKAMLAEKIRLGRRRLKVAVDCGNGTASLVAPDVIESWGVEVLRQHCDSDPTFPHHQPNPVKPENVQDLIELVRRERCDLGIGFDGDGDRIGVVDDQGQIVWGDILMILFWREILPRHPGALALIEVKCSQALVDEVERLGGRPLFHPTGHSLIKATMRQRGAVFAGEMSGHMFFADEYFGYDDAVYAAGRLLRILSGSQEALSTILSTLPRYPATPEVYLEVSDALKFDVVRRVTKEFQAQGYPVVDVDGARILFPDGWGLVRASNTQPALVLRAEARNAPALGRVKRLLEETLARVAALPHPEW, encoded by the coding sequence ATGAGACTCGTCACGACGATTCCCGGGCACATCTTTCGGGAGTACGACATCCGCGGCGTGGTGGGCGAGGACCTCACCCCGGAGGGGATGTACACGATCGCCCGGGCCTTTGCCACCTTCCTGGTCGCCCGCGGTGGCGAGCGCCGGGCCCTCGTGGGGCGCGACAACCGCCTCCACTCTCCCGCACTCGCCGGGGCGGCCGTCGAGGGGCTGCGCGACGGCGGGTTCGCCGTGGTGGACATCGGCACCGTCATCACGCCGGCCTTCTACTTCGCCCGGATCCACTACGGGATCGACGGCGGGATGATGATCACCGCGAGCCACAACCCGCCGGAGTACAACGGGGTCAAGCTGGCCCACGGACACGCCACCCTCTACGGCGAGGAGATCCAGGCGGTGCGCCGCTTGGTGGAAGGCGGGGACTTCGTCAGCGGCCGCGGCCGGGTGGAGGAGCGCGACGTCCTCCCCGCGTACAAGGCCATGCTCGCGGAGAAGATCCGCCTGGGCCGCCGCCGGCTGAAGGTGGCGGTGGACTGCGGGAACGGGACGGCCAGCCTGGTGGCTCCCGACGTCATCGAGTCCTGGGGGGTGGAGGTCCTCCGGCAGCACTGCGACTCCGACCCGACCTTCCCCCACCACCAGCCGAACCCGGTCAAGCCCGAGAACGTGCAGGACCTCATCGAGCTGGTGCGCCGGGAGCGGTGCGACCTGGGCATCGGCTTCGACGGGGACGGCGACCGGATCGGGGTGGTGGACGACCAGGGACAGATCGTCTGGGGTGACATCCTCATGATCCTCTTCTGGCGGGAGATCCTGCCCCGCCACCCCGGCGCCCTGGCCCTCATCGAGGTGAAGTGTTCCCAGGCGCTCGTGGACGAGGTGGAGCGGCTGGGGGGACGGCCGCTCTTCCACCCGACGGGGCACTCCCTCATCAAGGCCACGATGCGGCAACGCGGCGCCGTCTTCGCCGGGGAGATGTCCGGGCATATGTTCTTCGCGGACGAATACTTCGGGTACGACGACGCGGTCTACGCCGCCGGGCGCCTGCTGCGGATCCTGTCTGGAAGCCAGGAGGCGCTCTCCACCATCCTGTCCACCCTCCCCCGCTACCCGGCGACCCCCGAAGTCTACCTGGAGGTGTCCGACGCGTTGAAGTTCGACGTGGTGCGCCGGGTGACGAAGGAGTTCCAGGCCCAGGGGTACCCGGTGGTGGACGTCGACGGTGCCCGAATCCTCTTCCCTGACGGCTGGGGGTTGGTGCGGGCCAGCAACACGCAGCCGGCGCTCGTGCTCCGGGCGGAGGCGCGGAATGCCCCGGCCCTGGGACGCGTGAAGCGCCTCCTCGAGGAGACCCTGGCACGCGTGGCTGCTCTGCCGCATCCGGAGTGGTAG
- a CDS encoding Wzz/FepE/Etk N-terminal domain-containing protein, with translation MDDELDLRQLVAALWRRRAIVGAVTVLAVAAAVAANLLLPHVYESVAIVQLSEHSAAAYASPASAANVITSLDFLETVAAQSGLGLSVRELERRRLVRAEPVRDTRMVRIRARADAPERARRLADTVVRALVARASERVVERRRDLERRLRTVDAQLAEVRRILALSREVLAGLQRGAGMAEEDRGFVRTLFTLNSLGVAEALYRGLSESQRALTAELLAIERPVVVQNPSRPLQPVSPRKALNVTIAGVLGLMLGVMLAFVWDAFVGQQVVNAAVGKASSMIGQSRRPEL, from the coding sequence GTGGACGATGAACTAGACCTCCGACAACTGGTCGCCGCCCTGTGGAGGCGTCGCGCCATTGTGGGCGCCGTCACGGTCCTCGCCGTGGCGGCCGCCGTGGCCGCGAACCTCCTGCTGCCGCACGTGTACGAATCGGTGGCGATTGTCCAGCTCAGTGAGCACAGCGCGGCCGCCTATGCCTCCCCCGCCTCCGCCGCCAATGTGATCACCAGCCTCGACTTCCTGGAAACCGTTGCCGCTCAGAGCGGCCTGGGACTCTCCGTCCGGGAACTGGAGAGGCGCCGCCTGGTCAGGGCCGAGCCCGTTCGGGACACCCGCATGGTCCGGATTCGAGCCCGTGCCGATGCACCGGAGCGGGCCCGACGGCTGGCGGATACGGTGGTGCGGGCGCTCGTCGCCCGCGCGTCCGAGCGGGTGGTCGAACGCCGTCGCGACCTCGAGAGGCGGCTTCGCACGGTGGACGCGCAGCTCGCGGAGGTCCGGAGAATCCTCGCCCTCTCCCGCGAGGTCCTGGCCGGACTTCAGCGGGGAGCCGGAATGGCGGAGGAGGACCGCGGGTTCGTTCGAACGTTGTTTACATTGAACAGCCTCGGGGTGGCCGAGGCTCTCTACCGCGGCCTTTCGGAGTCGCAGAGAGCGCTCACAGCCGAACTGCTGGCCATTGAACGCCCCGTGGTCGTGCAGAACCCCTCGCGCCCCCTCCAGCCGGTCAGCCCCCGCAAGGCGCTCAACGTGACCATCGCTGGCGTCCTTGGCCTGATGCTCGGGGTGATGCTTGCCTTCGTATGGGACGCTTTTGTTGGACAGCAGGTGGTTAATGCGGCAGTAGGGAAGGCTAGTAGTATGATTGGCCAATCGAGGAGGCCTGAGCTATGA
- a CDS encoding nucleotide sugar dehydrogenase translates to MLAGYGVSVDRVGRWAEPGVSSIAREGECIGIVGLGYVGLALACAFGRAFRTVGFGSDSSRIRELREGIDRNGEQSPESVRAPLLEVTDNLDRLRDVSFFVIAVSTPIDRSKRPDLSALIGASRMIGRSLNDPGRRRDLVPVIVYESTVYPGCTEEVCVPILEAESGLVAGRGFKVGYSPERINPGDPEHTIENVVKIVAAQDPETLELIASIYGTIVKAGIARAPDIRTAEAAKVIENVQRDLNIALINELATLFHRLGLNTHDVLRLARTKWNFLPFEPGLVGGDCIPVDPYYLTYKAQEVNHHPEVILAGRRINDAMGTYVARETVRLIIRSGKPVLGAQALVLGVAFKENVRDTRNTQVVELVQELTSNGVVVSVFDPLVRKDQLDQLGLHAVADPFEHGIRYDALILAVPHRYFCERTASEYLKLFRGDGRPVFVDVKGVFRDVFADNDILYWSL, encoded by the coding sequence ATGCTTGCGGGCTACGGCGTCTCAGTAGATCGCGTGGGACGGTGGGCAGAGCCCGGAGTCTCTTCTATCGCAAGGGAAGGGGAGTGTATCGGTATTGTTGGTCTCGGTTACGTAGGGCTAGCACTGGCCTGTGCTTTTGGCAGGGCTTTCCGCACGGTTGGGTTTGGCAGCGACTCCAGTCGAATACGCGAGCTGCGGGAGGGGATCGATCGCAACGGCGAACAGAGTCCTGAGAGTGTTCGTGCTCCGCTTCTAGAGGTGACCGACAATCTTGATCGGTTGCGAGACGTGTCCTTCTTTGTCATCGCGGTATCTACTCCCATCGATCGGAGCAAACGACCAGATCTCTCTGCGCTCATCGGCGCTAGTCGAATGATAGGACGGAGCCTCAATGACCCGGGTAGGCGGCGGGATCTCGTCCCCGTTATTGTTTATGAGTCAACGGTGTACCCGGGTTGCACGGAAGAGGTCTGCGTCCCCATCCTTGAGGCGGAATCAGGGTTGGTCGCGGGTCGAGGCTTCAAAGTTGGATACTCTCCCGAGCGTATCAACCCGGGCGACCCGGAGCACACCATCGAGAACGTCGTCAAAATCGTAGCTGCCCAAGATCCAGAAACGCTTGAACTAATAGCCTCCATTTATGGAACTATTGTTAAGGCTGGTATCGCTCGTGCACCCGATATCCGCACTGCGGAGGCGGCAAAAGTTATTGAAAACGTGCAGCGTGACCTGAACATCGCTTTGATCAACGAACTGGCAACATTATTTCATCGGTTGGGTTTAAACACACACGATGTGCTTCGCTTGGCGCGAACTAAGTGGAATTTTCTACCTTTTGAGCCCGGCCTGGTGGGAGGGGACTGCATTCCGGTTGACCCCTACTACTTGACCTATAAGGCGCAAGAGGTGAATCATCATCCCGAAGTCATCCTGGCCGGCCGAAGAATTAACGATGCAATGGGGACATACGTTGCTCGCGAGACGGTTAGACTGATCATCCGCTCAGGCAAGCCCGTGTTAGGTGCGCAAGCACTGGTCCTCGGGGTTGCGTTCAAGGAGAACGTGCGCGACACGCGGAATACACAGGTTGTGGAGCTCGTACAAGAGTTGACCAGCAATGGAGTCGTTGTCTCCGTTTTCGATCCGCTGGTCCGGAAGGATCAGTTGGATCAGTTGGGACTTCACGCCGTAGCCGATCCCTTCGAGCACGGAATTCGGTATGACGCATTGATTCTGGCGGTTCCACACCGCTACTTTTGCGAGCGCACGGCATCAGAGTACCTGAAGCTCTTTCGGGGAGATGGCCGGCCTGTGTTCGTCGATGTGAAGGGAGTTTTTCGTGACGTTTTCGCGGACAATGACATTCTCTACTGGAGCCTCTGA
- a CDS encoding GDP-mannose 4,6-dehydratase → MPHALITGGAGFIGSHLAETLLADSWTVEIIDDLSTGSIANIAHLREHPGFSYVLDTVMNRSLMMELVDKADAVFHLAAAVGVRLIVEEPVRTIETNIKATELVLGLCARKQKRVLLSSTSEVYGKLDRPRFGEEDDLVLGPTSRSRWCYAASKIIDEFLAQAYFKTKALPVIVVRLFNTIGPRQTGQYGMVVPRFVRQALAGQPITVYGDGTQRRSFAWVGDVANAMVALIRSPDAVGQVFNVGHTKEISILELARLIKELAGSRSEIVFVPYDEAYEEGFEDMPRRLPDLTKIQRTIGYEPSMDLPEMLERIIAYHRTTQSTPVPSTLAKGTE, encoded by the coding sequence ATGCCCCACGCGCTGATCACAGGAGGGGCCGGATTTATCGGTTCCCACTTGGCTGAAACGCTGCTTGCCGATTCTTGGACGGTGGAAATCATTGACGATCTTTCGACAGGCAGCATTGCGAATATTGCTCACTTGCGGGAACATCCAGGATTCTCCTACGTACTAGACACCGTGATGAACCGTTCCTTGATGATGGAGCTCGTCGATAAAGCCGATGCGGTCTTTCATCTGGCTGCTGCAGTGGGTGTGCGACTCATCGTGGAGGAGCCAGTACGGACTATCGAGACAAACATCAAGGCTACCGAGCTTGTCTTAGGGTTGTGTGCGCGAAAGCAAAAGCGCGTGTTGTTGTCGTCGACGTCCGAGGTATATGGAAAACTCGATCGACCCCGATTCGGCGAGGAAGATGATCTGGTACTGGGGCCGACCTCAAGATCTCGCTGGTGCTATGCCGCATCAAAGATTATTGACGAGTTCCTCGCCCAGGCCTATTTCAAGACAAAGGCACTGCCCGTGATCGTCGTCCGCCTTTTCAACACAATCGGTCCGCGGCAGACGGGACAGTACGGAATGGTCGTCCCCCGTTTCGTCCGCCAAGCCTTGGCTGGGCAACCGATAACGGTTTATGGTGACGGCACGCAACGTCGATCGTTCGCATGGGTGGGAGATGTAGCGAATGCCATGGTGGCGTTGATCCGCTCCCCGGATGCTGTGGGGCAGGTTTTCAATGTCGGTCACACGAAGGAGATAAGCATCTTGGAGCTGGCGCGGTTGATAAAAGAGCTTGCTGGTAGTCGCTCCGAAATTGTATTCGTTCCTTACGATGAAGCGTACGAAGAGGGCTTCGAAGACATGCCTCGGCGTCTGCCTGACCTAACGAAGATCCAACGAACTATAGGCTATGAACCGAGTATGGACCTCCCCGAGATGCTTGAGCGTATCATTGCTTATCACCGGACTACGCAGAGTACTCCTGTTCCAAGCACCCTAGCGAAAGGGACAGAGTGA
- a CDS encoding DegT/DnrJ/EryC1/StrS family aminotransferase, whose protein sequence is MGEKVKQFERLFAAYLGVRHAVMVNSGSSANLIALSLLSHPELANHLRAGDEVIVPAVPWSTTVFPVLQVGAIPVFVDVDLETFNISIEEIEKAITPRTRAVIVVHLLGRPVDMDAVLAVAQEHGLFVIEDACEAPGAMVHGRKVGTFGDVATFSFFFSHHISTIEGGLVVTNNDDFADLARSLRAHGWVREMIAREAWAARCPDFDPRFLFVTAGYNFRPTEIQGAFGIHQMEKLEAYIEIRRANAAYWRDHLSPYQDRLAIADEHAGGRHVWFSYPLRILPGAGFGRRELARALEANGIETRPIMAGNMAAQPVMRLYGHRRVGALSNAAEIGRNALLFGNHHGVTEEDRAYIVSCITSFLRHR, encoded by the coding sequence ATGGGCGAGAAAGTGAAGCAGTTTGAGCGGCTGTTTGCGGCATATCTCGGAGTTCGGCATGCAGTCATGGTCAACTCTGGGTCCAGTGCAAACTTAATCGCCCTGAGTCTTCTTAGTCATCCCGAGCTGGCCAATCATCTTCGAGCGGGTGACGAAGTCATCGTGCCTGCCGTGCCATGGTCGACCACTGTCTTTCCCGTACTCCAGGTAGGGGCAATTCCGGTTTTTGTAGATGTCGATCTTGAGACATTCAACATCTCCATTGAAGAGATCGAGAAGGCGATCACACCTCGGACTCGTGCAGTGATCGTGGTGCACCTCCTGGGCCGACCTGTCGACATGGATGCCGTCCTCGCCGTGGCTCAGGAACATGGTCTCTTTGTCATCGAGGACGCTTGCGAAGCACCAGGGGCCATGGTCCACGGACGCAAGGTCGGAACTTTCGGCGACGTGGCGACTTTTAGCTTCTTCTTCTCACATCATATCAGCACCATTGAAGGCGGTCTCGTGGTGACCAACAACGACGATTTTGCTGATCTAGCGCGGTCCCTGCGTGCTCATGGCTGGGTGCGTGAGATGATAGCGCGAGAGGCCTGGGCAGCGAGATGCCCGGATTTTGATCCTCGCTTTCTGTTCGTTACGGCGGGCTATAATTTCCGGCCAACGGAAATTCAGGGTGCTTTTGGTATCCATCAAATGGAGAAGTTGGAAGCTTACATCGAGATACGCCGGGCTAATGCGGCCTACTGGCGCGACCATTTGAGTCCGTACCAGGATCGCTTGGCCATCGCCGACGAACATGCGGGCGGCCGGCATGTCTGGTTCAGCTATCCGCTGCGGATCCTGCCCGGAGCGGGCTTTGGTCGGAGAGAACTCGCCAGAGCGCTAGAGGCGAACGGCATCGAGACACGGCCAATCATGGCGGGGAATATGGCCGCGCAACCGGTGATGCGGCTGTATGGACATCGGAGGGTTGGGGCCCTGTCAAACGCCGCCGAAATCGGCCGAAATGCCCTTCTGTTCGGGAACCACCATGGCGTCACGGAGGAGGATCGTGCCTACATCGTCTCCTGCATCACTTCCTTCTTACGACATCGGTGA
- a CDS encoding GDP-mannose 4,6-dehydratase encodes MPTSSPASLPSYDIGDQLMGRRALITGITGQDGAYLAQLLLDKGYEVFGMYRRSASPNFWRLHALGLAERVNLAPGDVTDFPSLLALIERIAPDEIYNLAAMSFIGTSFEIPIATGQVDGLGVVTCLEAIRTLNPRGIRFYQASTSEIFGRVRPDHLPLREDSEKTPASPYGAAKLYGYQVTRIYREAYGLYAVNGILFNHESPLRGLEFVSRKISNAAAKIALGLDKELVLGNVHAVRDWGYAPEYVESMWLMLQAPAPDDYVICTGEGHSVLEMVEECFRHLGLDYEAYLRVDDALRRPLDVDWLVGDAGKAHRVLGWSPRVKFHSLMKIMVEADLERWRRFLEGKPEVWDAPFHLSEHRHFFARNRLQPA; translated from the coding sequence GTGCCTACATCGTCTCCTGCATCACTTCCTTCTTACGACATCGGTGACCAGCTCATGGGGCGCCGTGCGCTGATTACCGGGATCACAGGTCAGGACGGAGCCTATCTCGCACAGCTCCTCCTTGACAAAGGGTATGAGGTCTTCGGAATGTACCGCCGCAGCGCCAGCCCGAACTTCTGGCGATTGCACGCTCTAGGCTTGGCAGAGCGCGTAAATCTGGCGCCCGGGGATGTGACTGATTTCCCCTCCCTTCTCGCGTTAATCGAGAGAATTGCTCCTGACGAGATTTATAACTTAGCAGCCATGAGCTTTATCGGAACGTCCTTCGAGATTCCCATTGCAACAGGACAGGTGGATGGGCTGGGAGTGGTAACGTGCCTGGAGGCTATTCGCACGCTCAATCCCCGCGGTATCCGATTCTACCAGGCGTCAACATCGGAGATCTTTGGACGTGTTCGGCCGGATCATCTTCCGCTACGAGAGGATTCAGAAAAAACCCCGGCCTCACCCTACGGCGCGGCTAAGTTGTACGGGTACCAAGTGACCCGAATATATCGCGAGGCATATGGACTCTACGCTGTTAATGGCATCCTGTTCAATCATGAGTCTCCGCTTCGTGGTCTGGAATTTGTTAGTCGAAAAATCTCTAATGCAGCAGCGAAGATTGCGCTGGGGTTGGACAAAGAACTCGTTCTGGGGAACGTGCACGCAGTGCGAGATTGGGGTTATGCACCGGAGTACGTCGAGAGCATGTGGTTGATGCTCCAGGCACCTGCTCCCGATGACTATGTTATTTGTACGGGAGAAGGTCATTCGGTTCTGGAGATGGTTGAGGAGTGCTTTCGGCACTTGGGGCTCGATTATGAGGCCTATCTGCGTGTCGATGACGCGCTGAGACGCCCGCTTGACGTTGACTGGCTCGTGGGAGATGCCGGGAAGGCGCATCGAGTGCTGGGGTGGTCACCTCGGGTCAAGTTTCATAGTCTCATGAAGATCATGGTCGAAGCCGATCTCGAGAGGTGGCGGAGGTTCCTGGAGGGGAAACCGGAAGTGTGGGATGCTCCCTTTCATCTGAGCGAACATCGGCATTTCTTTGCGCGGAACCGCCTTCAGCCAGCATGA
- a CDS encoding NAD(P)-dependent oxidoreductase, giving the protein MIVSIVGATGFIGTWLAERLHREQGCALKLVVRSCDRLPHTWREAKDVTIYEADVATAGLRLKHWLVDSDVVYHLAGSPGVWFSYQNPIADARISVLGTVNLLEALRASGHGKIVLLSTCRVYSNLYDADEDTPTEPTSPYAAGKLAAESYTQLYGRRFGLRWTILRPSWVYGPRMVKNPIYDLALGFLDRRPVRLSISADSALDFIHVRDVVEALVRASGMSWDNLIVNVSSAQSVPLREVLAMMHRKFGYVVEVEHVSNNILSARVINDLARRLGWWPIVPLEQGIGETVEALRMDPARPQNL; this is encoded by the coding sequence ATGATTGTCAGTATTGTTGGCGCGACCGGCTTCATAGGCACCTGGTTAGCGGAACGCCTGCACCGTGAGCAGGGGTGTGCGCTAAAATTGGTGGTCCGATCCTGCGATCGACTCCCCCATACCTGGCGCGAGGCTAAGGATGTGACGATCTACGAGGCCGATGTAGCAACAGCAGGGCTTCGGTTGAAGCATTGGCTAGTCGACAGCGATGTCGTGTACCATCTAGCCGGGAGTCCTGGCGTGTGGTTCTCTTATCAAAACCCGATAGCGGACGCGCGTATCTCGGTTCTAGGAACCGTCAATCTGCTGGAGGCCCTGCGGGCGAGTGGGCATGGCAAGATCGTCTTGCTCTCCACGTGCCGCGTGTACTCCAATCTCTACGATGCGGATGAGGACACGCCCACTGAGCCCACATCTCCATATGCGGCAGGCAAGCTTGCGGCCGAGTCCTACACACAACTTTACGGACGGCGGTTCGGACTTCGCTGGACGATTCTCCGACCTTCCTGGGTCTATGGACCTCGAATGGTGAAGAATCCTATCTACGATCTGGCGTTGGGATTTCTTGATCGACGCCCGGTGCGCTTGAGCATCTCTGCTGACAGTGCGCTCGATTTTATCCATGTTCGGGACGTGGTGGAAGCACTAGTGCGTGCAAGTGGAATGAGCTGGGACAACTTGATTGTCAATGTGAGCAGTGCTCAATCCGTTCCTCTGCGGGAAGTCCTGGCCATGATGCATCGGAAGTTCGGCTACGTCGTGGAGGTCGAGCATGTTTCGAACAACATCCTGAGCGCCCGCGTGATCAACGACTTGGCACGCCGCCTTGGATGGTGGCCAATCGTCCCACTTGAACAGGGAATCGGCGAGACCGTAGAGGCACTCCGAATGGATCCCGCACGACCCCAAAATCTGTGA
- a CDS encoding flippase, translating into MIARNTLLNLMGQALPLFVGALALPVAFRGLGPERFGILSLAWMLLGYFSLADLGLGRAITKYSAEALARRDVTALPAVVHAGIALLLLLGLVAAIGLSLIAPLLASRIFVIPPGLKDEANRMFNQLALLMPFAVMIPGLRGVLEADQRFDLVNLIRATTNALLFALPALGAVLGWSLDALVSGLLVVVAGSFLVTGWAVVRRHPVLLRFSHIDGEWVRKLLGFGGWLIIPNILFPVLLHVDRFFLGAFYSVSTVGYYTVAHEMVLRLWIVPSSAAMALFPAFAALSSADAERTALLFARATKYLVFIMGLGAILVILLAPEILRVWMGPDVAEAGTWALRVLTVGIAVNAGTWVAYSFLQGMGRTASIAKAYLVELPLRVISAWLLVTHFALLGAATAWSFWLLLDALFFAYVARRTLPAIGPALTATGFPWTVVLLGVVTTAGFSVYLLPIPPAVQAMGSLALAAAVVVLAWRRIFDYTETESVFAQIRRILIPNTWPA; encoded by the coding sequence GTGATCGCCCGAAATACTCTTCTGAACCTCATGGGGCAGGCCCTGCCTCTCTTCGTTGGTGCCCTTGCTCTGCCCGTTGCTTTCCGGGGATTGGGCCCCGAACGGTTTGGGATACTGTCACTGGCTTGGATGCTCTTGGGATACTTCAGTCTGGCCGATCTCGGTTTGGGGCGTGCGATCACCAAGTACTCAGCTGAGGCGCTAGCCCGTCGGGATGTCACGGCATTGCCAGCTGTCGTCCATGCCGGTATTGCTCTTCTATTGCTGCTGGGCCTTGTAGCCGCTATTGGGCTCAGCCTGATTGCCCCCCTCCTCGCCTCTCGCATCTTTGTCATTCCGCCAGGGCTAAAGGATGAGGCGAACCGAATGTTCAATCAACTCGCTCTGCTGATGCCATTTGCGGTTATGATTCCCGGTCTTCGAGGAGTCCTCGAGGCAGACCAGCGGTTTGATCTCGTCAATCTCATCCGAGCAACGACGAACGCTCTGCTATTTGCACTGCCGGCTCTCGGAGCAGTGTTGGGGTGGTCTTTGGATGCTCTGGTGAGTGGGCTGCTTGTTGTGGTGGCGGGGAGCTTCTTAGTTACGGGATGGGCCGTCGTGCGACGTCATCCCGTCCTATTGCGATTCTCTCATATAGACGGAGAGTGGGTTAGAAAGCTGCTTGGTTTCGGAGGATGGTTGATTATTCCTAACATTCTCTTCCCAGTGTTGCTCCACGTCGATAGGTTTTTTCTTGGTGCCTTCTATTCCGTTTCTACCGTCGGATACTACACAGTTGCGCACGAAATGGTGCTTAGGCTGTGGATCGTCCCTTCGAGTGCGGCGATGGCGCTGTTCCCGGCATTCGCGGCGCTGAGCTCGGCCGATGCTGAACGAACAGCGCTGCTATTCGCTCGCGCCACGAAGTACCTCGTCTTTATCATGGGCCTGGGTGCTATCCTGGTCATCCTGTTGGCGCCGGAGATACTCAGGGTATGGATGGGTCCGGACGTGGCCGAGGCCGGCACCTGGGCCCTGCGGGTGCTAACTGTGGGCATAGCAGTAAATGCTGGAACGTGGGTGGCATACAGCTTTCTACAGGGGATGGGACGGACAGCGAGCATCGCTAAGGCTTATTTGGTCGAATTGCCGCTACGCGTAATTTCTGCTTGGCTGCTGGTGACGCACTTCGCCCTCTTGGGGGCCGCGACCGCGTGGAGTTTCTGGCTGCTCCTAGATGCGCTCTTTTTCGCTTACGTAGCTCGCAGGACACTGCCCGCCATCGGCCCGGCCTTGACCGCCACGGGATTCCCGTGGACGGTGGTTCTCCTGGGCGTTGTGACAACGGCGGGCTTCTCCGTGTACCTCCTGCCCATTCCTCCTGCGGTTCAAGCCATGGGTTCCCTTGCTCTGGCGGCTGCAGTGGTCGTGCTTGCGTGGCGGCGCATCTTTGACTACACAGAGACGGAATCGGTTTTCGCGCAGATACGACGGATCCTGATCCCCAATACGTGGCCTG